CATAGGTGAGGTGCGATGTGATTAGCTCGACGACTTTCATGGTCGTACCTGCGATGATGGGTACGTTGCCTTGAAGTTGGATGTGCATATATTGGGTTGGTGTGTCGAGCATCGTGCAGACCTCTTGCATATTGTTACCCTGTTACCTATTCTCTAGTTTAATCTGAAAACATGGCTTCTAGCTCTTAGCTGATTAATTGCTGTTTCGCCATCAACGCCTTCTCCGCGATCGCATTCTGCGACGGCGATGTCGATTTTATTGCGGAGTTCTTCGACCCAGTGATCGTAATGGTTACGTTTTTCTAGAAGTTGCAATGCTTCGGCGATTACTTCAGTGGCGTTGGTGTAGCGTCCTGTAGCAAGTTGGGTTTGAATGAATTGCTCTTGTTCGGGTTGGAGGGTGATAGGCATAGGTTAGTTGATGCGATCATTATATCGATTATATCTAGCGAGAAAATAATAAACATTATCCCTGTTTTTTCCTTTTACCTTTTTACTTTTTCCTTGGCTCAATGCCACAGGCTGCTCTCTCCTCATCGGTTGCATTGGGGTTGTTAGTCAAGTAATCACGCAACCAGTCACACCCTTTTGCCATAAGATCATCAAAGTCTAGGTTATATAATTTCACGCTCAGGTCATAACTACTAGCAGATAGAGTCTTCCCATCAGGACTAAAGGCAACAGTATTGCTATGACCCTTGAAGGTTTGCATCTCTTTCCCATCAAGATTCCACAATTTGACAGTGTCATCAGAGCTTCCTGCGACAATGGTCTTGCCATCGGGACTAAAGACTACGCTACTGACAAAAGAATCATGCCTGTAGGTTTGGAGTTCTTCGCCATCAAGATTCCATAATTTGACGGTGTTGTCAAAACTACCAGTGGCAATGGTCTTGCCATCGGGGCTAAAGACTACGCTACTGACAGAAGAATCATGCCCTCTGTAGGTTTGAAGTTCTTTACCGTCAAGATTCCACAATTTGACGGTTCTGTCCGCGCTTGCTGTCGCAATGGTCTTGCCATCGGGGCTAAAGACTACTCTAGAAGAATCATGCCCTCTGTAGGTTTGAAGTTCTTTACCGTCAAGATTCCACAATTTGACGGTTCTGTCCGCACTTGCTGTCGCAATAGTCTTGCCATCGGGACTAAAGGCAACGCTATAGACACGATCACTATGACCTTTCAAGGTTTGGATTTCTTTCCCTTCCAGATTCCACAATTTGACGGTTCTGTCCGCACTTGCTGTCGCAATAGTCTTGCCATCGAGACTAAAGGCAACGCTATGGACAAAATTACTATGACCTTTCAAGGTTTGGAGTTCTTTGCCTTCCAGATTCCATAATTTGATGGTGGTGTCAGAACTACCAGTGGCAATGGTTTTGCCATCGGGACTAAAAACTACGCTATTAACATTATGCCTATGTCCTTTGAAAGTTTGGAATTCTTTGCCTTCCAAATCCCACAATTTGACATTGCTGTCACCACTTCCAGTGGCAATCGTCTTGCTATCGGGACTAAAGGCTACGCTACTGACGCTACCTTTATGCCCCCTGAAGGTTTGAAGTTCTTTGCCATCAAGATTCCATAATTTGACAGTGGTGTCTCCACTTCCTGTGGCAATTGTATTGCCATCAGGACTAAAGGCTAGACTATTAACACTGTTTTTATGTCCTACGAGGTTTTTGAAATTGTGAAATTCTTTACCATCAAAATTCCACAATTTGACAGTATTGTCAAAACTACCAGTAGCGATCATCTTCCCATTGGGACTAAAGGCTACGCTCTCAACAAAAGAAGTATGACCTTTAAGAGTTTGGAGTTCTTTACCATCAAAATTCCACAATTTGACAGTACTGTCAAAACTACCAGTAGCGATCATCTTCCCATTGGGACTAAAGGCTACGCTCCTAACAAAAGAAGTATGACCTTTAAGAGTTTGGAGTTCTTTGCCTTCCAGATTCCACAATTTGACGGTGTTGTCAGAACTACCAGTAGCAATCATCTTCCCATCTGGACTAAAGGCTACGCTATCAACGCTATCTTTATGCCCTTTGAAAGTTTGGAGTTCTTTGCCTTCCAGATTCCACAATTTGACAGTACTGTCAGAACTACCAGTAGCAATCATCTTCCCATCTGGACTAAAGGCTACGCTATCAACGCTATCTTTATGCCCTTTGAAAGTTTGGAGTTCTTTGCCTTCCAGATTCCACAATTTGACAGTACTGTCAGAACTACCAGTAGCAATCATCTTCCCATCTGGACTAAAGGCTACGCTAGTGATACGTCGGCTATAGGAAAAGCGTTTTTTTTCTCGGACTCCATACACAAATCTTGATAAATTAGCTGTCACCAGCATCTGCGTATTTGACTTATCTCTTTCCCTTATCGCAGGATCTAATTCCTTAAGTTTATGTCCTGCACTGACTGCCTTGAGCAAAGCATCAAACGTTTGCTCATCCTGAAAATCACTCTTAGCTTCAATCGCCTTTAACCTCACATCTGCCAACTTAATATCATCATTAGCATCCTTCACATTTTGACTAGCTATAGCCTGTTGTGCCAACGCCTCCTGTACCTTACTCTCAGCATCCGCAATCTTAGCCTCAGCAGCCGCTACCTGTGCTTCCGAAGTCTGCACCACATTGTCTAACTCAGCCTTCGCCGCAGCTAGATTTTTTTGTGCCTCCTCAACCTTTTGATCAGCGTCTTTCTTCTTCTCATTGGCATCTCTAACCTTTTGATCAGCATCTCTCTTTGCT
This genomic stretch from Pseudanabaena galeata CCNP1313 harbors:
- a CDS encoding type II toxin-antitoxin system ParD family antitoxin, whose product is MPITLQPEQEQFIQTQLATGRYTNATEVIAEALQLLEKRNHYDHWVEELRNKIDIAVAECDRGEGVDGETAINQLRARSHVFRLN
- a CDS encoding WD40 domain-containing protein, producing the protein MSSNFQYQVGGSLPIDNTAYVERQCDRELLERLKNSEYCFVFNSRQMGKSSLRVRTMQRLQQEGFVCAVIDPQTRGTTLREDQWYAGTIKRLIGDLHLEAAIDFPKWWKELDAQSISVVERFDYFIEQVLLPNIPNKIAIFIEEVDNLLSLKFDTDGFFILIRSLYERRAEKPEYQRLTFAFLGVATPADLIRGKGSSAFNIGHAVEMSGFTLQEAEPLARGLGDRVSDPQAVLAAILNWTGGQPFLTQKLLTLIAAEADAGQISPVELVSAIAHEKVIENWEAQDIPAHLKTIRDRILQSDERGRGRLLGLYQQVLDGDPPQPPLGKGGEEILLEIPLEGGESEKPPFARRVGGISSGIIADESYDQMQLRLTGLVVKRDGRLIVYNQIYGAVFNQAWVSRALGDLRPSFYGSAFQAWQESDEQKESFLLRGQALVDAEAWAKGKRLSDEDEQFLRDSREVEKRESFLKLEAEQQAREVAEQERLIAVRQQEIAEEEARILGDAKQKADRRVKVGSAILGMTLLLATGAGLWAARTVNESNVKIADTRKDAESKVKDADEKVVSAKQEAEKIGKNADEAKRDADQKVRDANEKKKDADQKVEEAQKNLAAAKAELDNVVQTSEAQVAAAEAKIADAESKVQEALAQQAIASQNVKDANDDIKLADVRLKAIEAKSDFQDEQTFDALLKAVSAGHKLKELDPAIRERDKSNTQMLVTANLSRFVYGVREKKRFSYSRRITSVAFSPDGKMIATGSSDSTVKLWNLEGKELQTFKGHKDSVDSVAFSPDGKMIATGSSDSTVKLWNLEGKELQTFKGHKDSVDSVAFSPDGKMIATGSSDNTVKLWNLEGKELQTLKGHTSFVRSVAFSPNGKMIATGSFDSTVKLWNFDGKELQTLKGHTSFVESVAFSPNGKMIATGSFDNTVKLWNFDGKEFHNFKNLVGHKNSVNSLAFSPDGNTIATGSGDTTVKLWNLDGKELQTFRGHKGSVSSVAFSPDSKTIATGSGDSNVKLWDLEGKEFQTFKGHRHNVNSVVFSPDGKTIATGSSDTTIKLWNLEGKELQTLKGHSNFVHSVAFSLDGKTIATASADRTVKLWNLEGKEIQTLKGHSDRVYSVAFSPDGKTIATASADRTVKLWNLDGKELQTYRGHDSSRVVFSPDGKTIATASADRTVKLWNLDGKELQTYRGHDSSVSSVVFSPDGKTIATGSFDNTVKLWNLDGEELQTYRHDSFVSSVVFSPDGKTIVAGSSDDTVKLWNLDGKEMQTFKGHSNTVAFSPDGKTLSASSYDLSVKLYNLDFDDLMAKGCDWLRDYLTNNPNATDEERAACGIEPRKK